A genomic stretch from Mycobacterium cookii includes:
- a CDS encoding wax ester/triacylglycerol synthase domain-containing protein, with the protein MPGKETDDLASWGGGQDLSAWEALMWRTGNDYRTRSTGVVVEMLDTEPDWDRLVAAHDRLTRLVPRLRERVVEPVLPLVTPAWSPDPRFDLSYHLQRVRLPGDGSMDELHALAAQFAARPLDPERPPWESLLVLGVAGGQAAYLFKPHHSLSDGIGLLQLLDLAHGHSREPGPTDLRPVPEPRRQESPEGLLLHRLADKVVGAPGDAVREVFHVASRLATDPIGTASEAVKFAMSLRRVLTPPDAPHSPALTGSGSGYRLDTFDVPFDGLKAAGKAAGGSVNDAFLAALLGGLRRYHEKLSLTVDYIPMAVPVSLRTDADPMGANKFAGARFVAPVGEPDPEARIAAIHEFIADARMEPALGFLDLLAPVLSRLPGFVLTRIAGGMTGLSDLQASNLGAVSRPLYLAGARVTHIYPMGPRPGIPAMVAMVTYDGTCCIAVNFDPDAVVDATAFAICLREGFDEVLALAKSG; encoded by the coding sequence TTGCCCGGCAAAGAAACTGACGACCTCGCCTCGTGGGGTGGCGGCCAAGACCTCAGCGCCTGGGAAGCGTTGATGTGGCGTACCGGCAACGACTACCGCACCCGCTCGACCGGCGTGGTCGTCGAAATGCTTGACACCGAGCCGGATTGGGATCGCCTGGTCGCCGCCCACGATCGCCTGACCCGGCTGGTACCGCGGCTGCGCGAACGCGTTGTCGAACCCGTGCTTCCCTTGGTGACGCCGGCCTGGTCGCCCGACCCCCGGTTCGACCTGAGCTACCACCTGCAACGAGTGCGGCTCCCGGGTGACGGGTCGATGGACGAACTACACGCGCTGGCGGCACAATTCGCCGCCCGTCCGCTCGACCCCGAACGTCCCCCGTGGGAGTCGCTGTTGGTGCTCGGCGTGGCTGGCGGCCAGGCCGCCTATCTCTTCAAGCCGCATCACAGCCTCAGTGACGGCATCGGCTTGCTGCAGCTGTTGGACCTCGCCCATGGGCACAGCCGGGAGCCCGGGCCCACCGACCTGCGGCCAGTACCCGAGCCGCGTCGGCAGGAGTCCCCCGAAGGGCTGCTGCTACACCGATTGGCCGACAAGGTCGTCGGCGCGCCCGGTGACGCTGTGCGCGAAGTCTTCCACGTCGCCAGTCGGCTGGCCACCGACCCGATCGGAACCGCAAGCGAAGCAGTCAAATTCGCCATGTCACTGCGACGAGTGCTCACTCCGCCCGACGCTCCGCATTCTCCCGCATTGACAGGCAGCGGATCCGGCTACCGGCTGGATACCTTCGACGTACCTTTCGACGGCCTGAAGGCTGCCGGCAAGGCGGCCGGCGGTTCGGTCAACGATGCGTTCCTGGCCGCTCTACTCGGTGGGCTTCGCCGTTATCACGAAAAGCTCTCGTTGACAGTCGATTACATACCGATGGCAGTTCCGGTCAGCCTGCGCACCGACGCCGACCCGATGGGCGCGAACAAGTTCGCCGGCGCGCGGTTCGTGGCGCCGGTCGGCGAACCGGATCCCGAGGCCCGCATCGCTGCCATCCACGAATTCATCGCCGACGCGCGGATGGAGCCCGCGCTGGGCTTCCTGGACCTTCTCGCGCCGGTCCTGAGCCGGCTGCCGGGATTTGTCCTCACCCGCATCGCCGGCGGGATGACCGGCCTATCCGATCTGCAGGCTTCCAACCTTGGGGCGGTCAGTCGCCCGCTGTATTTGGCCGGCGCACGGGTCACCCACATCTACCCGATGGGTCCTCGGCCAGGCATTCCCGCCATGGTCGCGATGGTGACTTACGACGGAACATGTTGTATCGCAGTCAACTTCGATCCCGATGCCGTCGTCGACGCCACGGCATTTGCGATATGCCTGCGCGAGGGCTTCGACGAAGTGCTCGCCCTGGCGAAAAGCGGCTGA
- a CDS encoding PDR/VanB family oxidoreductase yields the protein MSAPAVTAPSANVHEFTTELTVRQRSTPVEGVVVLDLAHPADEELPRWGPGAHIDLMLDDGVTRQYSLCGDPRDAGVWRIGVLLETHSRGGSQYVHEKLHEGATVRVRGPRNHFPLVDALHYKFVAGGIGITPISAMIEAVQRAGGDWTLLYGGRTRASMAFAEDLAERYPSRVTLWPQDERGLLDLKSLLEKPQDNTLVYCCGPEPLLAAMEQQCAHWPSGVLHIERFAPRAQSAEETAEALDHFEVVCQRSGASFEIGPEQSVLEVLEESDIPILGSCYEGVCGTCEAKVLEGIPAHRDSVLTDAERASCEVMMPCVSRSRTERLVLDL from the coding sequence ATGTCTGCGCCCGCCGTCACCGCGCCCAGCGCCAACGTGCATGAGTTCACCACCGAGCTGACGGTGCGGCAGCGCAGCACGCCGGTAGAAGGCGTGGTGGTGCTTGACCTCGCGCATCCGGCAGACGAAGAGCTGCCGCGCTGGGGGCCGGGCGCTCACATCGACTTGATGCTCGACGACGGGGTGACGCGTCAGTACTCGCTGTGCGGTGATCCGCGCGACGCGGGCGTCTGGCGCATCGGGGTACTGCTCGAAACCCACAGTCGGGGCGGCTCGCAATACGTTCACGAAAAGCTTCACGAAGGAGCGACGGTCCGAGTTCGCGGCCCGCGCAACCATTTCCCGCTCGTCGACGCGTTGCACTACAAATTCGTCGCCGGTGGTATCGGCATCACGCCGATCTCCGCGATGATCGAGGCCGTGCAGCGCGCCGGCGGTGACTGGACGCTGCTCTACGGTGGCCGGACGCGGGCTTCGATGGCGTTCGCGGAAGATCTTGCCGAGCGCTATCCCTCGCGGGTTACGTTGTGGCCCCAGGATGAACGCGGTCTGCTCGACCTCAAATCGCTGCTCGAAAAGCCCCAGGACAATACGTTGGTGTACTGCTGCGGGCCTGAGCCCTTGCTCGCGGCGATGGAGCAGCAGTGCGCCCATTGGCCAAGCGGAGTGCTTCATATCGAACGGTTTGCGCCGCGGGCGCAGTCGGCGGAGGAAACCGCTGAGGCCCTCGACCACTTCGAGGTGGTGTGCCAGCGGTCCGGGGCCAGTTTCGAGATCGGGCCGGAGCAGTCGGTTCTGGAAGTCCTTGAGGAATCAGACATCCCGATCTTGGGCAGCTGTTATGAAGGCGTCTGCGGAACATGTGAGGCCAAGGTGCTGGAGGGCATCCCGGCTCACCGGGACTCCGTGCTGACCGATGCCGAGAGAGCAAGTTGCGAAGTGATGATGCCGTGCGTATCGCGCTCCCGCACCGAGAGGCTGGTGCTGGACCTGTGA
- a CDS encoding NDMA-dependent alcohol dehydrogenase: MKTKAALLWGPGEKWQVEEVTLDPPGPNEVMVKMTASGLCHSDYHLVTGDIPIPFPVVGGHEGAGVVAAVGPGVSDIGEGDSVVLSFLPACGKCSYCARGMTNLCDLGAAIIQGPQLDGTYRFHARGAGVGQMCLLGTFSEYTVVPTASVVKVDAGSRLDRAVLIGCCVPTGFGSVVNTAQVRPGQTVVVLGVGGIGSNAIQGAKAAGARHIVAVDPVAYKRDRAVDFGATHTSATVEEAQGLIADLTRGQLADACIITTDVAESAYVGQALSLVGKRGKVIVTAIGHPTDLSISGSLFELTLYEKSIHGSLFGSSNPRHDIPRYLEMYNLGQLKLDELVTIEYSLDDINTGYEDMLEGRNIRGVIRF, translated from the coding sequence ATGAAGACCAAAGCCGCGCTGTTGTGGGGCCCGGGTGAGAAGTGGCAAGTCGAAGAAGTCACTCTCGACCCACCCGGACCCAACGAGGTCATGGTCAAGATGACGGCGTCCGGCTTGTGCCATTCCGACTACCACCTGGTCACCGGCGATATACCGATACCGTTTCCGGTCGTCGGCGGACATGAGGGCGCCGGCGTCGTAGCCGCTGTCGGACCCGGCGTCAGCGACATCGGCGAGGGCGACTCGGTTGTCCTGAGCTTTCTGCCCGCGTGTGGGAAATGCTCGTACTGCGCGCGCGGCATGACGAATTTGTGCGATCTCGGCGCCGCGATAATTCAGGGTCCGCAGCTTGACGGGACATATCGTTTTCACGCCCGCGGCGCCGGCGTGGGCCAAATGTGTCTACTAGGAACATTTTCTGAATACACGGTGGTGCCTACCGCGTCAGTGGTGAAAGTCGACGCCGGTAGTCGGCTGGATCGGGCGGTGCTGATCGGATGCTGTGTGCCAACGGGTTTCGGCAGCGTCGTCAACACCGCTCAGGTCAGGCCGGGCCAAACCGTCGTCGTGCTCGGTGTGGGAGGAATCGGCAGCAATGCCATTCAGGGCGCGAAAGCCGCAGGAGCGCGCCACATTGTCGCGGTGGACCCGGTGGCCTACAAGCGGGACCGGGCCGTTGATTTCGGCGCCACCCACACCTCTGCGACAGTCGAAGAGGCGCAGGGCCTGATCGCCGATCTGACCCGTGGACAGCTCGCGGACGCCTGCATCATCACCACCGACGTGGCAGAGAGTGCATACGTGGGCCAGGCGCTGAGCTTGGTCGGCAAACGCGGCAAGGTGATCGTCACCGCTATCGGTCACCCGACCGATTTGTCGATCAGCGGCTCGCTGTTCGAATTGACGCTGTACGAGAAGTCAATTCACGGTTCGCTGTTCGGATCGTCGAACCCGCGCCACGATATCCCGCGCTACCTGGAGATGTACAACCTCGGTCAGCTGAAGCTCGACGAACTGGTGACCATCGAATACTCGCTGGACGACATCAACACCGGGTATGAGGACATGCTGGAGGGCCGCAACATACGCGGCGTGATCCGATTCTGA
- a CDS encoding cytochrome P450, giving the protein MAVTDEVVRTDLNTMSFWAQPRPEHHRTFKWLRANQPISWNNAPEALDPNLDNAKGFWSVVKNRHIQEVSRHPEIFSSAEGVFIDDFPQLETMLSFIVTDPPRHTEMRNIVNVAFAPRNINKMVDQINGLVEKIIDKVAPLGEGDLCQLITKEVPGRVFANFMGIHDPDHIEYVMDAAEQFAGWADPEWAHIGSPLMVFADASNKLATLALELAEERKRNPGDDLLTWVAQAEYEGHKLTTGEVGVFFALLAAGANDTTRHAMAHVITLFQHNPDQLAYLMEDFEGRADDAVNESLRMEPPLMHFRRTALRDHQLDDVTIKKGDKVVMWYISGNRDEDVFDHPDTFDISRTQKHNPHQAFGGGGPHYCIGHALGKAVFEVSDAAGLHPDEESSVGGTRAAAVELHDRRQAASGDLDARMTLKCRSAN; this is encoded by the coding sequence ATGGCCGTAACGGATGAAGTCGTCAGAACCGACCTGAACACGATGTCGTTCTGGGCGCAGCCCCGCCCCGAACACCACCGGACGTTCAAGTGGCTTCGGGCCAACCAGCCGATCAGTTGGAACAATGCTCCCGAGGCACTGGATCCCAACCTCGACAACGCCAAAGGGTTCTGGTCAGTCGTCAAAAATCGCCACATACAAGAGGTTTCGCGGCACCCGGAGATCTTCAGCTCCGCCGAGGGCGTCTTCATCGACGACTTCCCTCAGTTGGAGACGATGCTGTCGTTCATCGTGACCGACCCACCGCGGCACACCGAGATGCGCAACATCGTCAACGTCGCGTTCGCCCCGCGCAACATCAATAAGATGGTCGATCAGATCAACGGGCTGGTGGAGAAGATCATCGACAAGGTTGCGCCGCTGGGCGAAGGGGACCTGTGTCAACTGATCACCAAGGAAGTGCCCGGCCGGGTCTTCGCCAACTTCATGGGCATCCACGACCCCGATCACATCGAGTACGTGATGGACGCCGCCGAACAGTTCGCCGGGTGGGCCGACCCTGAATGGGCGCACATCGGCTCACCGTTGATGGTGTTCGCCGACGCCTCGAACAAGCTTGCGACACTCGCCCTGGAACTTGCCGAGGAACGCAAGCGCAATCCCGGCGACGACCTGCTCACGTGGGTGGCCCAAGCGGAGTACGAGGGTCACAAACTGACCACCGGAGAAGTCGGGGTCTTCTTCGCGCTTCTTGCCGCCGGCGCCAACGACACCACCCGCCACGCGATGGCGCACGTCATCACGCTGTTCCAGCACAACCCCGACCAACTCGCTTATCTCATGGAGGATTTCGAAGGCCGGGCCGACGACGCGGTCAACGAGTCCTTGCGGATGGAACCGCCGCTGATGCACTTCCGCCGGACCGCTCTGCGCGACCACCAACTGGATGACGTCACCATCAAGAAGGGCGACAAGGTGGTGATGTGGTACATCTCCGGCAACCGGGACGAAGATGTCTTCGACCACCCCGACACGTTCGACATCAGCCGCACCCAAAAGCACAATCCTCACCAGGCGTTCGGCGGCGGCGGTCCGCACTACTGCATCGGCCATGCGCTGGGCAAGGCGGTATTTGAAGTCTCAGATGCGGCAGGTCTACACCCGGATGAAGAATCTTCAGTCGGCGGAACCAGAGCTGCTGCTGTCGAACTTCATGACCGGCGTCAAGCGGCTTCCGGCGACCTGGACGCCCGAATGACGCTGAAATGCCGGAGCGCCAACTGA
- a CDS encoding GlsB/YeaQ/YmgE family stress response membrane protein, which yields MIGSIILALIVGAVIGVVARLVMPGRQDIGMLPTVLIGALGGLIGSAVASQFGYHNANGGVAWIPFFVGVVAAVVLIAIYESVTGRRGGGGLLGRRGGTGLMGRRTRTRFFG from the coding sequence ATGATCGGATCAATAATCCTTGCACTCATCGTGGGCGCGGTCATCGGTGTGGTGGCACGTCTCGTCATGCCGGGTAGGCAGGACATCGGGATGCTCCCGACAGTTCTCATCGGCGCCCTGGGTGGCTTGATCGGCTCTGCGGTGGCTAGCCAATTCGGATACCACAATGCCAATGGTGGAGTCGCGTGGATTCCGTTCTTCGTCGGAGTCGTGGCTGCCGTCGTTCTCATCGCGATCTACGAATCCGTGACGGGTCGGCGCGGCGGCGGCGGTTTGTTGGGCCGGCGTGGCGGCACTGGCCTGATGGGTCGGCGTACGCGTACCCGCTTCTTCGGCTAG
- a CDS encoding aldehyde dehydrogenase, with protein sequence MTTIDYPQLYIGGTWRAPAGHDSIGVYSPATENRIGSVPRGTEADIDAAVSSARTAFDAPDGWANWDPKERADVLERFAVELEARGAETARRVSMQNGMPIWLAQQFEAGFPPLLLRYYSDLMTSAPVEEPRVGMLGGASLVSKQPVGVVGAIVPWNVPQGISFLKLAPALAAGCSVVLKPAEETVLDAFLMAEAAAAAGVPDGVLNVVPGGREVGAYLVEHPGVDKVSFTGSTAAGRWIAETCGRLLRPVTLELGGKSAAIILDDTDLAASLESFFGCTLLNNGQICWLNTRVLAPRSRYNEIVDTITDLARSLTIGDPLDPETKIGPLVSQRQRDRVEGYIAQGKSEGARMTTGGSRPFDRGWFLSPTIFADLDNNATISREEIFGPVLSLIPYSDEQEAIAIANDSVYGLGGTVWSSDAEHATSVARRVRSGTVGINHYVNDPVAPFGGIKQSGMGRELGPEGLHAFQVYKTIYLPPVPDQQQATQL encoded by the coding sequence ATGACAACCATCGACTATCCCCAGCTCTACATCGGCGGCACGTGGCGAGCTCCCGCCGGTCACGACAGCATCGGGGTCTATTCGCCTGCAACAGAAAATCGCATCGGTTCGGTACCCAGGGGCACCGAAGCCGATATCGACGCGGCTGTCTCGTCTGCCAGAACGGCGTTCGACGCCCCGGACGGTTGGGCGAACTGGGATCCCAAGGAGCGCGCCGACGTCCTCGAACGATTCGCGGTGGAGCTGGAAGCGCGCGGCGCTGAAACGGCCCGACGGGTGTCGATGCAGAACGGCATGCCGATCTGGCTCGCCCAGCAATTCGAGGCCGGCTTCCCGCCGTTGCTGTTGCGCTACTACAGCGACCTGATGACCAGTGCGCCGGTCGAGGAACCACGCGTCGGCATGCTCGGTGGCGCATCGCTGGTGTCCAAGCAGCCCGTCGGCGTGGTGGGCGCCATAGTGCCCTGGAATGTCCCGCAAGGGATTTCATTTCTGAAACTCGCACCCGCCCTGGCAGCCGGCTGCTCCGTGGTGCTCAAGCCAGCCGAGGAAACCGTGCTCGACGCATTCCTCATGGCTGAGGCCGCGGCCGCCGCGGGCGTGCCCGACGGTGTGCTCAACGTTGTCCCCGGCGGTCGTGAGGTAGGTGCCTACCTCGTCGAACATCCTGGCGTGGACAAGGTGTCGTTCACCGGCTCCACCGCTGCGGGTCGGTGGATCGCTGAAACCTGCGGACGACTGCTACGACCGGTCACTCTTGAACTGGGTGGCAAGTCGGCCGCCATCATCCTCGACGACACTGACCTCGCCGCCTCGCTCGAGTCCTTCTTCGGCTGCACTCTGCTGAACAACGGTCAGATATGTTGGCTGAACACCCGAGTCCTGGCTCCGCGCAGCAGGTACAACGAAATCGTCGACACAATAACAGATCTCGCGCGTTCACTGACGATCGGCGACCCGCTCGATCCGGAAACCAAGATTGGCCCGCTGGTGTCGCAGCGGCAGCGTGACCGCGTCGAAGGCTACATCGCCCAGGGCAAGAGCGAAGGCGCTCGGATGACCACCGGCGGCTCTCGGCCATTCGACCGGGGTTGGTTTCTGTCGCCGACCATCTTCGCCGACTTGGACAACAACGCGACGATCTCGAGGGAGGAGATCTTCGGTCCGGTACTCTCCCTCATCCCCTACTCCGACGAGCAGGAAGCGATCGCGATCGCCAACGACAGTGTCTACGGCCTTGGCGGCACGGTGTGGTCTTCGGATGCCGAACACGCCACCAGCGTTGCTCGCCGGGTTCGTTCCGGGACCGTAGGGATCAACCACTACGTCAACGATCCCGTTGCCCCGTTCGGCGGCATCAAGCAAAGCGGGATGGGTCGCGAACTCGGTCCGGAAGGTCTGCACGCGTTCCAGGTGTACAAGACCATCTACCTGCCACCGGTTCCCGACCAGCAACAGGCCACGCAGTTGTAG
- a CDS encoding Rieske 2Fe-2S domain-containing protein has translation MRSNYPLKCWYVAANCAELGEVPLGRRLLGRDVVLWRGASGSVNAFENRCAHRSFPLSHSRIDGDRLVCGYHGCTYDSDGNCVYTPSQPKVPTGMRVPVFPLLEEPPFVWIWLGPPGASGGSEPPRNPWTSDPGWSTFGSAWHVNANYMMVHEHYMDFSYAPILHRRDVPAEIDSMPAFNDIEVTETTVSYTRLLPDAQLVDWEADATGLDRDVTYKRRESGTFVSPAMHRQYWELATANGERYTTTRTHGITPETETSTHVFLQASRNYGLDDHAVTDRLTSFLAGVAERDTSILEMASAHVGYDGWRGGVEFQADAAALRARRIVGVMLAKEAGRSAIRPGLAPTSRRDSLSPRQPVKG, from the coding sequence GTGAGAAGCAACTATCCGTTGAAGTGCTGGTACGTGGCGGCGAACTGCGCCGAACTCGGCGAAGTGCCACTCGGGCGCCGGTTGCTCGGCCGCGACGTGGTGTTGTGGCGCGGCGCCAGCGGCAGCGTCAACGCATTCGAAAACCGTTGCGCGCATAGGTCGTTCCCGTTGTCGCACAGTCGAATCGACGGAGATCGGCTGGTCTGTGGTTATCACGGGTGCACCTACGACTCCGATGGCAACTGCGTGTATACGCCGAGCCAGCCGAAGGTGCCGACTGGGATGCGGGTGCCGGTGTTTCCGCTTCTTGAGGAGCCGCCGTTCGTCTGGATCTGGCTGGGGCCCCCGGGCGCTTCCGGTGGGAGCGAACCGCCGCGCAATCCGTGGACCAGCGATCCAGGGTGGTCGACGTTCGGCAGCGCCTGGCACGTCAACGCGAATTACATGATGGTCCACGAACACTACATGGACTTCAGCTACGCCCCCATCCTGCACAGGCGTGATGTGCCCGCCGAGATCGACAGCATGCCAGCGTTTAACGACATCGAGGTCACCGAGACGACCGTCTCCTACACCCGGCTGCTGCCCGATGCGCAACTCGTCGACTGGGAGGCCGACGCGACCGGACTGGATCGCGACGTGACCTACAAGCGCCGCGAGAGCGGAACCTTCGTCTCCCCCGCGATGCACCGTCAGTACTGGGAGCTCGCGACCGCGAATGGCGAGCGGTACACCACCACCCGAACCCACGGCATCACGCCCGAGACGGAAACGTCGACACACGTGTTCTTACAAGCGTCACGCAACTACGGACTCGACGACCATGCGGTGACAGACCGGCTCACGTCGTTCCTGGCCGGGGTTGCCGAGCGCGACACGTCGATCCTGGAGATGGCATCCGCGCACGTCGGATACGACGGCTGGCGGGGTGGCGTGGAATTTCAGGCTGACGCCGCCGCCTTGCGCGCGCGCCGGATTGTCGGGGTGATGCTGGCCAAGGAAGCGGGCCGGTCGGCGATCCGACCCGGCCTCGCGCCCACCAGCCGGCGGGACTCGCTCAGCCCGCGTCAACCCGTGAAGGGTTAG
- a CDS encoding helix-turn-helix transcriptional regulator — protein MVVRDPQSNPRVYTELVALTETEAYVAAPVLAWGQPIGLLHADRQAKSALVDESDRDVLAVFAEGLGIAFERNLLLDRLKSVQQACNDYARDVNAVVDDVTVAVMESAALGEPLEPAPPRERDGGAAETLTRREWDVLHGIAAGKTNAQIAISLFVAEGTVKTHVKHVLRKLGAANRTEAVAKYHHIVN, from the coding sequence ATGGTGGTTCGTGATCCTCAGTCGAACCCACGGGTGTACACCGAATTGGTCGCCCTCACCGAAACGGAGGCCTATGTCGCGGCGCCGGTACTCGCTTGGGGCCAGCCCATCGGTCTACTGCACGCTGACCGGCAGGCGAAGTCGGCGCTGGTGGACGAGTCGGACCGCGACGTGCTGGCCGTGTTCGCCGAAGGGCTGGGTATCGCATTCGAGCGCAATCTGTTGCTGGACAGACTCAAGTCGGTGCAGCAGGCCTGTAACGACTACGCGCGCGACGTCAATGCGGTCGTCGACGACGTCACCGTTGCGGTGATGGAAAGCGCGGCCCTCGGTGAGCCCCTCGAACCTGCCCCTCCTCGCGAACGCGACGGCGGCGCTGCGGAGACGCTGACCCGCCGGGAATGGGACGTGTTGCACGGAATCGCTGCGGGAAAGACCAACGCGCAAATCGCGATCAGCCTGTTCGTTGCCGAGGGGACCGTCAAAACCCATGTCAAGCACGTACTGAGGAAGCTTGGAGCGGCAAATCGCACCGAAGCCGTTGCCAAGTATCACCACATCGTCAATTGA
- a CDS encoding cytochrome P450, with the protein MTITEHTESAVLPDEIARRVVLPEGHSDLTALHEAYKWLRHNMPVAKAVVDGYDPVWLISKHADIQEVESLSEVFAAGGGADNPGSHNPILQNLAGDGFTKQLLGGSLRILDALPYIDPPEHTHAKNMAFNYFKPNSVKKLEDQIRELARESIEQLKQVSARGEIDLVDDWALGYPLHVMMTLVGVPREDEPRMMALTQEFFGAADPEHQRDDVEVLSPEAMAQQFSATIQDFFGYFDALAEDRRANPRDDLATVVACAKGADGEYWPKSFVYGWYTAIFTAGHDTTSATLAGTLQQLAKHPDILARVKADPSLIPDLIQEGLRYVAPVKHFMRKALTDFTLHGQTIKAGDRLMPLFQSGCRDEDVFDHPDEFNIDRKPNNHLAFGFGAHTCVGQHLGKQELKVMFEELLPRLDSIEVLGPGSVTQTNFVGGLKHLPAKVKIS; encoded by the coding sequence ATGACGATTACCGAACACACCGAGTCAGCCGTTCTTCCAGACGAGATCGCGCGACGCGTGGTGCTCCCCGAAGGCCACTCCGATCTCACCGCGCTGCACGAGGCCTACAAATGGCTGCGCCACAACATGCCGGTGGCCAAGGCAGTCGTCGATGGCTACGACCCGGTCTGGTTGATCAGCAAGCACGCCGACATCCAGGAAGTGGAAAGCCTCTCGGAGGTATTCGCCGCGGGCGGTGGCGCCGACAATCCCGGCTCGCACAACCCGATCCTGCAGAACCTCGCCGGTGACGGGTTCACCAAGCAACTCCTCGGTGGCAGCCTGCGCATCCTCGACGCACTCCCCTACATCGACCCACCCGAGCACACTCACGCCAAGAACATGGCGTTCAACTACTTCAAGCCCAATTCGGTCAAGAAGTTGGAGGACCAGATTCGCGAGCTCGCAAGGGAGTCGATCGAGCAACTCAAGCAGGTGTCGGCCCGCGGCGAGATCGATCTCGTCGACGACTGGGCGCTGGGCTACCCACTGCACGTGATGATGACGTTGGTGGGCGTGCCGCGCGAGGACGAGCCGCGGATGATGGCGCTTACCCAGGAGTTCTTCGGCGCGGCCGACCCGGAGCATCAGCGCGACGACGTCGAGGTGCTGTCCCCGGAGGCGATGGCCCAACAGTTCTCGGCCACCATCCAGGACTTCTTCGGCTACTTCGACGCTCTCGCCGAAGACCGCCGCGCCAACCCTCGCGACGACCTGGCCACGGTGGTCGCCTGCGCGAAGGGGGCGGACGGTGAGTACTGGCCCAAGTCCTTCGTCTACGGCTGGTACACGGCCATCTTCACCGCTGGGCACGACACCACATCGGCAACCCTGGCCGGCACGCTCCAGCAATTGGCTAAACACCCCGACATTCTGGCGCGCGTCAAAGCCGACCCGAGTCTGATCCCTGACCTGATCCAGGAGGGTCTGCGTTATGTGGCACCGGTCAAACACTTCATGCGCAAAGCGTTGACGGACTTCACGTTGCACGGTCAGACGATCAAAGCCGGTGATCGTTTGATGCCGTTGTTCCAGTCGGGCTGCCGCGACGAGGACGTCTTCGACCACCCCGACGAGTTCAACATCGACCGCAAGCCGAACAACCACCTCGCGTTCGGGTTCGGCGCGCACACCTGTGTCGGACAGCACCTGGGCAAGCAGGAATTGAAGGTGATGTTCGAGGAACTGCTCCCCCGACTGGACTCGATCGAGGTCCTAGGGCCCGGCAGCGTGACGCAGACGAACTTCGTCGGCGGTCTCAAGCACCTGCCCGCCAAAGTCAAGATCTCCTGA
- a CDS encoding DUF732 domain-containing protein — protein sequence MRFLVMLAGFAAALGVATPAHADPSSSGPDASFLAALNKAGITYQDPSVAVAAAKKACELMDQGNPQVGVINSVSSSNPGFSSDAAAQFTMIAASAYCPQHMGQQITHAPPTPLPTQ from the coding sequence ATGCGATTTCTTGTGATGCTTGCGGGCTTCGCCGCCGCGCTCGGGGTGGCCACGCCGGCACACGCCGATCCGAGTAGCTCGGGTCCCGACGCCAGCTTCTTGGCGGCGCTCAACAAGGCCGGCATCACCTATCAGGACCCAAGTGTTGCCGTCGCGGCCGCCAAAAAGGCATGCGAGCTGATGGACCAGGGCAATCCGCAAGTCGGCGTGATCAATAGCGTGTCATCGAGTAATCCGGGCTTCAGCAGCGACGCCGCGGCCCAGTTCACCATGATCGCGGCCAGCGCTTACTGCCCACAACACATGGGGCAACAGATCACCCATGCCCCGCCAACTCCGCTCCCGACGCAGTAG